From the Desulfovibrio sp. Huiquan2017 genome, the window AGCGACCCAGCCGTCACCGGCGTTCTGTTTACACTCCATGCTGCACCTCCTACAATGCAAGAGAGCGGTCCGTTGAACCCGAATTGATGCCGCCGGTCGTCCTTCGGGACGGAGGGGACGGCACGCAGACTCTTACCATTGATGCTCCCTCAGGCGGCCGGTTCAGGTTCAGGGCAGACCGGACGTCGTTGTGAAGCACCCTTCAATAGCAACCACCGTGCCACAAAACCGGCCGATGAATGACTTGATAACATGCTGTAATATTGTTTATTTTTTACTGCGAATTCCAGACCTCTCCACGGTCGGCGCACAGCCTGTTAAGATGTTAAGCACTGTTCACTTTCTTAACTGTTCACTGTGTGTACGGTGGGCCGGATCGAAAGCGGGCCAGTGTGGACACAAAGAGGCCGGGCGGCCATCTTGACCCACTGCCCCGGAGATTGGCATCGGCGTCCGGACGGAGGGGCTCCGGGGGAACCGGTCCGCCGACCCGAGGCTTTCCATTTGCAACACCCGCGCTCCGGCCATCCCTTCCCGACAAAAAAAGCCGGAACGACGGTCGTTCCGGCTTGAGGTGAAGGCCCCCCATACCGGGCATGGAGGAGGAATGGCTGGGGTTATCGCAGGGGCGGGCCGTAGGCCTCGGCCAAGAGCTGGGCGGTATGCACCACCCGGATGGCCGCTCCATGGCGGGCCAGGCCGTCGGCGATGTGCATCATGCAGGCCGGGCATCCCATGGCCACGGTGGAGGCCCCGGAATCAATGATGTTGCGGATCTTGTCGTCGTTGATGCGACGGGACAGCTCGTAATTCTCCACACTGAAGGTGCCGCCGCAGCCGCAGCAACTCCCGGCATCGCGCATTTCCACCAGTTCGACGCCGGGCAGCTCGGCCAACAGCTCCCTCGGCTCGGCCTTGGCCTTCATGCTCCGGACCATGTGGCAGGAGTCGTGGTAGGTCACGGTGCGTTCGCGGGCGACCATGTTCCGGTGCAGGCCGGTCTCGGCCAGGTACCGGGAGAAGTCGATGACGTTGTCCCGGAATCCTTCCCAGGTCCGGCGCGCCTCGCTGGACAAGGGCAGCAGTTCGTAGCGCTCCCGCAGGGCCGATCCGCAGGTGGGACAGGCGGTGATGATGGCGTCGTATTTCCGTTCGCCCAGCGCCTTGATGACCCGCTCGGCCAGCAGGGTCGCGGTGTCGAAATCGCCGTTCACCAGCATGGGCGTGCCGCAGCAGCCCATGTCATCGGGCATGGACACCCGCACGTTGTTGGCGCGCAGGGTCTCGACCACGGCGGCCCCGGCCTCGGGGTAGACGTAGCTGAGCATGCAGCCCGGAAAGAAGGCCACATGGGCCCGGGGATGTCCGAGGCCGTCCCGGTGCGGGACCAGGCTGCGCAGGGGGCGCACGCCGAGCTTGGGAACCACCCGGCGGACGTCGAGACCGGCGGCCGGGATGGGCAATCGGGGCTCCATGCCCTGGCCGTTCCCCGCGTCACGGAACAGGACCTTCTGGAACAGACCGCCCGCGCGCATGGCCAGGTCGAAAAGGCGCCTGTAGGTACGCCCGGTGAAGGCCAGACGCTTGAGCTTGGGCAGCGGGACTTCGGTGCCGATCTCGTGCCGGAGCATGATGAACAGGTCCGTGGTCTTCACGCCCGAGGGACACCGCTCGGAGCAGGCGTCGCAAAGCAGGCACTGGTTCACCAGGCGGGACAGCTCCCCGCCCGCGTCCAGGCGGGATTCGCCCAAGGCGCGGATCATCTGCAACTTGCCGCGTGAGCTGGTGGCCTCGCTGTGCAGCCGCCGGGTCACCGGACAGACGACCAGACAGGAGCCGCAGCGGGTACATTTGGCCGCGCGGGCCTTGAGTTCTTCGGACAGGCTAGTCATGATCCGACTCCCCGAAGATGCAACCGGGATTCATGATCAGATTGGGGTCCAGGGCCTTCTTGACGGCCCACATGGCGTCCACTTGGGCCCGGCCCAGTTGCCTGACCAGGTACGGGGCCTTTTCCCGACCCACGCCGTGCTCGGCGGACACGGTGCCGCCGATGGAAATGATGTATTCGTGGAACTCGGTCCGGGCCTGGGCGGCCAGGGCCTTCTGCTCGTCGTTGTCGAAAAAGAAATGGGGATGCACGTTGCCGTCCCCGGCATGGCCCTGACAGCCTACCTTGAGGCCGTATTTTTCGCCCAGCCCGTGCAGGGTCCCGACCACGTCCGCCAGGCGGTCGATGGGGGCCGCCGGGTCGCCGCCCAGCCGTCCCTTGGCCACCCGGGCCAGGGCCGGGAGCGCGGCGCGGCGGGCCAGCCAGATGGCTTCGGCCTCTTCCTCGTTGGCCGCAGCCCGAAACTCGATCATGCCCAGTTCGGAACAGATGGACCGAACGCGGCCTATCTTGGCCGGGATCGAACTCGCCTCGCCGTCCAGTTCGATGAGCAGCATGGCCGCCGCATCCACGGGCAGCCCGGCATGGGTGTAGGCTTCCACGGCCTCGATGAAGGTCTTTTCCATGAACTCCATGACCGACGGGACCACCCCGCCGTGCATGATGCGCACCACGGCCGTGGCCGCGTTCTCCAGGTCGTCGAAGGCCACCAGCAGGGCCGTCCGGGCCTCGGGCTGGGGAATGAGCTTGAGGATGGCCTTGGTGACCACGCCCAGGGTGCCCTCGGCCCCGGTGAAAAGCTGGGTCAGGTTGTACCCGGTGACATCCTTGATGCACTTGCCGCCGGTGTGGATGATCTCGCCGTTGGGCAGGACCACCTCCAGGCCCGAGACGTAGCTCTTGGTCGTGCCGTATTTGACGCACTGCAACCCGCCGGCGTCGGTGGACACGTTGCCGCCGATGGAGGTGAAGGTGAAGCTGGCCGGGTCGGGCGGATAGAACAACCCGTGCTTGGCCGCCTCGGCCTTGATGTCCGAGGTAATGGCCCCGGCCTGGGCCGTGCAGGTCATGCTGCCCGGATCCACGACGATCTCGTTCATGGCCTGCATACAGATGACGATGGACTCGTCCCGTTCGGGGATGACGTTGACGCTCAGGCCGGACCCCTGTCCACGCACCAGGACGGGCAGCCGGTTTTCGTTGGCGAACCGGACCACGGCGGAAACCTGCTCCGTGTTTTCCGGGATGACCGCCGCCGCGGGCAATACGGCCGACGGAGCCGCGCCCCCCGCGTTGTAGGTGTAACCGATGAGATCTTCCTTGCCGGTGAGAATATTGTCTGGGCCGACCACCTTGGTCAGGGCGTCCACAAGAAAATCGTGATCCATAACCGCCTCCTGTTCAGTTCAGATTGCCTGCCCGCACGGGTCCGGCGGCGCTCGGGCCGAACGCCTGAAGGCGAAACGGTCCGCCGCCGGGGCAACGGCACATGGGCCGTCTCCCCGGCGGGATGGCGCTGTCGGCCGAGGCCTTCTCCGCAACAAGAAGACCCCGCCGCGCTCCGGCAGGATGACCCGGCCCATTTCAGGCCGCGTCGGGCATCGCTCCTTCCGGAACCTCAGCCCATAGGAGCAAACGTCATGCCGGGACGCGGCAGCCGGATATGCGGCAGCCAACAATCCGAAATTGAAGAGAAATTCGTTTCGCCCTTGTTGTTCGGCCCATGTTCTCGGCCGAAAACGCGTTCATATTTTTTACGCTGTTTCGATTCTTAACCCACGTCCGGTTACGGGAAGGAAAACGGCAGATCCCGAGAGGAACGGCACCCGCGCGGACGGCTTGGTGAAGACGACGATCCGAAGCCCCCCGCTTTGTCCGCCTCATCCGGCAGGCATAGCAATACAAGTCGACGCCATTTTGCAAAGGGGCCTTGTTCTTTCCCCGGCGAGCGGGTAATTTATGCCCGGCATAACGGTACATGGAACCCAATATGGAGAACAGAATGCCCAAAACCAAGACCACCGCCCTGGTGCTTGCCGCCGGCAAGGGAACGCGCATGCACTCGCCCAAGGCCAAGGTGCTGCAGACCCTACTGAACGAGCCCATGCTTTTTTACGTGTACGAGGCCCTTGCGCCCATCATGAAGGACAATATACTGACCGTGGTCGGCCACGACGCCGAGAGCGTGGCCGCCGCCTTTCCGGCCATGGCCGACCGTTTCGTCACGCAGAGCGAACAGCTCGGCACGGGGCACGCCCTCCAGGTGGCCTGGGACGCGGTGACCAAGACCGGGGCCACCCACTGCCTGGTCATCAACGGCGACACCCCGCTGGTCACGGTGGAGGCCCTGGACCGGCTGATGGCCGCCCAGGGGTGCTGCGACCTGGCCTTCATGACCATCACCCCGCGCGACACCGGGGCCTTCGGCCGGGTGGTCCGCGACCGGGAACGGCGGATCAAGGCCGTCGTCGAGGCCAAGGACTATGATTTCTCCCTGCATGGGCCGGTCACCGGCGAGGTCAACGCGGGCATCTACCTGCTCAAGGTGGCGACCGTCGGTCCGCTGCTCGAAAAACTCGAAAACACCAACAAGTCCGGCGAATACTACATCACCGACCTGGTGGGCCTGGCCGTGGCCCAGGGGCTTTCCGTGGACGGCGTCCAGGCGGGCAACGACATCTCGCTCATGGGCATCAACTCCCCGCGCGAACTGATCGCCGCCGAGACCGCCCTGCGGGCGCGCATTGTGGATGAGTTGCTCGACGCGGGCGTACTTATCCACAACCCCGGCACCGTGATCATCGGTCCCAGAGCCGAGATAGAACCCGGGGCCGAGATATTCGGCCACTGCGAGATCTACGGCGCGTCCAAGGTGGCGGCCGGAGCCCGGCTCGGCTCCTACAACCACATCACCGACGCGACCTTCGCGTCCGGCTGCGTGGTCCGCGAGTTCAACCACATCGAAAAGGCCGAGGTGGGCGAAGGCGCGACGGTCGGACCCTATGCCCGGCTGCGGCCCGGCGCACGCCTCGAAAAGGACGCCCGCATCGGCAATTTCGTGGAGATGAAGAAGGCGGTCCTGGGCGAAGGGGCCAAGGCCAGCCATCTGA encodes:
- a CDS encoding FAD-linked oxidase C-terminal domain-containing protein gives rise to the protein MDHDFLVDALTKVVGPDNILTGKEDLIGYTYNAGGAAPSAVLPAAAVIPENTEQVSAVVRFANENRLPVLVRGQGSGLSVNVIPERDESIVICMQAMNEIVVDPGSMTCTAQAGAITSDIKAEAAKHGLFYPPDPASFTFTSIGGNVSTDAGGLQCVKYGTTKSYVSGLEVVLPNGEIIHTGGKCIKDVTGYNLTQLFTGAEGTLGVVTKAILKLIPQPEARTALLVAFDDLENAATAVVRIMHGGVVPSVMEFMEKTFIEAVEAYTHAGLPVDAAAMLLIELDGEASSIPAKIGRVRSICSELGMIEFRAAANEEEAEAIWLARRAALPALARVAKGRLGGDPAAPIDRLADVVGTLHGLGEKYGLKVGCQGHAGDGNVHPHFFFDNDEQKALAAQARTEFHEYIISIGGTVSAEHGVGREKAPYLVRQLGRAQVDAMWAVKKALDPNLIMNPGCIFGESDHD
- a CDS encoding (Fe-S)-binding protein — translated: MTSLSEELKARAAKCTRCGSCLVVCPVTRRLHSEATSSRGKLQMIRALGESRLDAGGELSRLVNQCLLCDACSERCPSGVKTTDLFIMLRHEIGTEVPLPKLKRLAFTGRTYRRLFDLAMRAGGLFQKVLFRDAGNGQGMEPRLPIPAAGLDVRRVVPKLGVRPLRSLVPHRDGLGHPRAHVAFFPGCMLSYVYPEAGAAVVETLRANNVRVSMPDDMGCCGTPMLVNGDFDTATLLAERVIKALGERKYDAIITACPTCGSALRERYELLPLSSEARRTWEGFRDNVIDFSRYLAETGLHRNMVARERTVTYHDSCHMVRSMKAKAEPRELLAELPGVELVEMRDAGSCCGCGGTFSVENYELSRRINDDKIRNIIDSGASTVAMGCPACMMHIADGLARHGAAIRVVHTAQLLAEAYGPPLR
- the glmU gene encoding bifunctional UDP-N-acetylglucosamine diphosphorylase/glucosamine-1-phosphate N-acetyltransferase GlmU produces the protein MPKTKTTALVLAAGKGTRMHSPKAKVLQTLLNEPMLFYVYEALAPIMKDNILTVVGHDAESVAAAFPAMADRFVTQSEQLGTGHALQVAWDAVTKTGATHCLVINGDTPLVTVEALDRLMAAQGCCDLAFMTITPRDTGAFGRVVRDRERRIKAVVEAKDYDFSLHGPVTGEVNAGIYLLKVATVGPLLEKLENTNKSGEYYITDLVGLAVAQGLSVDGVQAGNDISLMGINSPRELIAAETALRARIVDELLDAGVLIHNPGTVIIGPRAEIEPGAEIFGHCEIYGASKVAAGARLGSYNHITDATFASGCVVREFNHIEKAEVGEGATVGPYARLRPGARLEKDARIGNFVEMKKAVLGEGAKASHLTYLGDAEVGAGANIGAGTITCNYDGKNKFTTRIGAGAFIGSNTALVAPVSVGDNALIGAGSTITKDVPDNQTGIARGKQVNLRRNLKKN